The following proteins are co-located in the Microbacterium sp. SORGH_AS_0888 genome:
- the eno gene encoding phosphopyruvate hydratase, with protein MALIEAVGAREILDSRGNPTVEVEVLLDDGIVQRAAVPSGASTGAFEAYELRDGDKSRYGGKGVLKAVGAVIDELGPAIEGVEASEQRVIDEILIATDGTENKSRCGANAILGVSLAVAKAAADSADLPLFRYLGGPNAHVLPVPLFNVINGGEHADNGIDFQEYFLAPIGAETYGESLRWGTEVYHVLKGELKSAGYNTGLGDEGGFAPDLPSNREGLDFLIKAIEKAGFTPGTDVAVGLDVAATEFYKDGVYTVEGKEWSAEKLTDYFADLVANYPVVTIEDALAEDDWEAWKHLTDVIGSKVQLVGDDLFVTNPIRLQKGIDLGVANALLVKVNQIGTLSETLDAIALATQNGYRSMLSHRSGETEDTTIADLAVAVNAGQIKTGAPARSERVAKYNQLLRIEEDLGEAAVFAGRGAFPRFKG; from the coding sequence GTGGCACTGATCGAGGCTGTAGGCGCGCGCGAGATCCTGGATTCGCGCGGCAACCCGACCGTCGAGGTGGAGGTGCTGCTCGACGACGGCATCGTCCAGCGCGCCGCCGTCCCCTCCGGCGCGTCCACCGGCGCGTTCGAGGCGTACGAGCTGCGCGACGGAGACAAGAGCCGATACGGCGGCAAGGGCGTGCTGAAGGCCGTCGGCGCCGTCATCGACGAGCTCGGACCTGCGATCGAGGGGGTCGAGGCCAGCGAGCAGCGCGTCATCGACGAGATCCTCATCGCGACGGACGGCACCGAGAACAAGTCGCGGTGCGGCGCGAACGCCATCCTCGGCGTGTCGCTCGCGGTCGCCAAGGCGGCCGCTGACAGCGCCGACCTGCCGCTGTTCCGCTACCTCGGCGGACCGAACGCGCACGTCCTGCCCGTCCCGCTGTTCAACGTCATCAACGGCGGCGAGCACGCCGACAACGGCATCGACTTCCAGGAGTACTTCCTCGCTCCCATCGGCGCCGAGACCTACGGCGAGTCGCTACGCTGGGGCACCGAGGTCTACCACGTCCTCAAGGGCGAGCTGAAGTCCGCGGGCTACAACACCGGGCTCGGCGACGAGGGCGGCTTCGCCCCCGACCTGCCCAGCAACCGCGAGGGCCTCGACTTCCTCATCAAGGCGATCGAGAAGGCCGGCTTCACCCCCGGCACCGACGTCGCCGTGGGTCTGGACGTCGCCGCGACCGAGTTCTACAAGGACGGCGTCTACACCGTCGAGGGCAAGGAATGGTCGGCCGAGAAGCTGACCGACTACTTCGCCGACCTCGTCGCCAACTACCCCGTGGTCACGATCGAGGACGCGCTCGCCGAGGACGACTGGGAGGCCTGGAAGCACCTCACCGACGTCATCGGCTCGAAGGTCCAGCTGGTCGGCGACGACCTGTTCGTCACCAACCCGATCCGTCTCCAGAAGGGCATCGACCTGGGGGTGGCCAACGCGCTCCTGGTGAAGGTCAACCAGATCGGCACGCTGTCCGAGACGCTCGACGCGATCGCCCTCGCGACCCAGAACGGCTACCGCTCGATGCTGTCGCATCGCTCGGGGGAGACCGAGGACACCACGATCGCCGACCTGGCCGTCGCCGTGAACGCGGGCCAGATCAAGACCGGCGCGCCCGCCCGCAGCGAGCGCGTCGCGAAATACAATCAGCTTCTGCGCATCGAGGAGGACCTCGGCGAGGCGGCGGTCTTCGCCGGCCGCGGGGCCTTCCCCCGGTTCAAGGGCTGA
- a CDS encoding septum formation initiator family protein gives MSENAAPPSRARRRVDVREWLGGMRLSGFMIIMLGLVVLAVLVLVPTIGTYVGQRQRIAALEHSVQVTQQEIADLQQQDDRWRDPAYVTTQARERLYYVLPGEVVYLVDNDLPASAQPQEEAPVSDQVQQTRTDWMSQLVRSVAAAGAARTATGPTG, from the coding sequence TTGTCCGAGAACGCGGCTCCCCCTTCCCGTGCCCGCCGCCGCGTCGATGTCCGCGAGTGGCTCGGCGGCATGCGGCTGTCCGGGTTCATGATCATCATGCTCGGGCTCGTGGTGCTCGCGGTGCTCGTGCTCGTCCCGACGATCGGCACCTATGTCGGGCAGCGGCAGCGCATCGCGGCCCTCGAGCACTCCGTCCAGGTCACGCAGCAGGAGATCGCCGACCTCCAGCAGCAGGACGATCGCTGGCGCGACCCCGCCTACGTCACGACGCAGGCCAGGGAGCGGCTGTACTACGTGCTGCCGGGCGAGGTCGTCTACCTCGTGGACAACGACCTGCCGGCCTCGGCCCAGCCGCAGGAGGAGGCGCCGGTGAGCGACCAGGTGCAGCAGACGCGCACCGACTGGATGTCGCAGCTCGTGCGCTCGGTCGCGGCCGCCGGAGCCGCACGCACCGCGACCGGTCCGACCGGCTGA
- a CDS encoding DUF501 domain-containing protein yields the protein MTTPPFAPVTERELTVLRAQLGRPARGVVGIAARCVCGNPTVVATSPRLDDGTPFPTFYYLTHPAATAAMSRLEADHVMPELAALLDEPDIRAAYDAAHRAYLRDRAVYGEVDEIAGISAGGMPTRVKCLHALGGHALAAGPGVNPIGDAALARSEWSPSRCVCDEPGAAVEAEAP from the coding sequence GTGACGACGCCCCCCTTCGCCCCGGTCACCGAGCGTGAGCTGACGGTTCTGCGCGCCCAGCTCGGCCGGCCCGCGCGCGGCGTCGTCGGGATCGCCGCGCGGTGCGTGTGCGGCAACCCGACGGTGGTCGCGACATCCCCGCGGCTGGATGACGGCACCCCGTTCCCGACGTTCTACTACCTCACGCACCCGGCCGCGACAGCCGCGATGTCGCGGCTCGAGGCGGATCACGTCATGCCCGAGCTCGCCGCGCTGCTCGACGAGCCCGACATCCGGGCGGCCTACGACGCCGCGCACCGCGCCTACCTGCGCGATCGTGCGGTCTACGGCGAGGTCGACGAGATCGCCGGGATCTCGGCCGGCGGCATGCCGACGCGGGTGAAGTGCCTGCACGCGCTCGGCGGACACGCCCTCGCGGCGGGCCCCGGCGTGAATCCGATCGGCGACGCCGCACTCGCGCGGTCCGAGTGGTCTCCGTCGCGGTGCGTCTGCGACGAGCCCGGCGCCGCCGTCGAGGCGGAGGCCCCGTGA
- a CDS encoding S8 family serine peptidase, whose protein sequence is MIQRLRLVSALVLVLALAAPATSAAAATVPPAPAPTPTSSRGQEYWLDGYGITTAWQTTRGAGVRIAVIDTGIGRAPAFDGAVAAGTDVSGVGAPDGRTPVGAVDANHGSWVASLAAAREVNGGMVGVAPEAQLLSVSVGFGATATVPFATQIADAIRWSVDQGAKVINLSFTTNTLDWDPSWDDAFLYAFDHDVVVVVAAGNRGSGTNRVGAPATIPGVLTVGGVDPQGRASLEASTQGITIGLAAPSEKLLGVSADGQTVTWNGTSGAAPIVAGIAALVRAAHPELDAANVINRLIRTARPPAGVSNLPDALYGYGLVDAAAAVSRDVPTVSANPMGDLREWIRIHRRASGATSQTPSASPVQIPPLPEADPPSTAASPLLPTQMTLLYGSLPLLAFTVAAILVSLGVTAAVRRVRSARVSRVPRR, encoded by the coding sequence GTGATCCAGCGCCTGCGCCTCGTCTCGGCGCTGGTGCTGGTGCTCGCCCTGGCGGCACCGGCGACGTCGGCCGCTGCGGCGACGGTTCCGCCGGCGCCCGCTCCGACGCCGACCTCCTCGCGCGGCCAGGAGTACTGGCTCGACGGCTACGGCATCACGACGGCATGGCAGACGACCCGCGGCGCCGGTGTGCGCATCGCCGTGATCGACACCGGGATCGGGCGGGCGCCGGCGTTCGACGGCGCCGTGGCCGCGGGCACGGACGTGTCCGGGGTCGGCGCGCCGGACGGTCGCACCCCGGTGGGTGCGGTCGATGCGAACCACGGCAGCTGGGTGGCGTCGCTCGCGGCGGCACGGGAGGTCAACGGCGGCATGGTCGGGGTCGCGCCGGAGGCGCAGCTGCTCTCGGTCTCCGTCGGTTTCGGGGCCACCGCGACCGTGCCCTTCGCCACGCAGATCGCCGACGCCATCCGCTGGTCCGTCGATCAGGGCGCGAAGGTCATCAACCTGTCCTTCACGACCAACACGCTCGACTGGGATCCGAGCTGGGACGACGCGTTCCTCTACGCCTTCGACCATGACGTCGTCGTGGTCGTCGCGGCGGGCAACCGCGGCAGCGGCACGAACCGGGTGGGGGCGCCGGCGACGATCCCCGGCGTGCTCACGGTGGGCGGCGTCGACCCGCAGGGACGAGCGAGCCTCGAGGCCTCCACGCAGGGGATCACGATCGGGCTCGCCGCCCCGAGCGAGAAGCTGCTGGGGGTGTCCGCGGACGGACAGACCGTCACGTGGAACGGGACGAGCGGCGCCGCGCCGATCGTGGCCGGCATCGCCGCGCTCGTGCGGGCGGCGCATCCGGAGCTCGATGCCGCGAACGTCATCAATCGCCTCATCCGCACCGCCCGCCCGCCCGCGGGCGTGTCGAACCTGCCCGACGCGCTGTACGGATACGGTCTGGTGGATGCCGCCGCCGCTGTATCGCGCGACGTCCCGACCGTGAGCGCGAACCCGATGGGCGACCTCCGGGAATGGATCCGCATCCACCGCCGGGCGTCCGGGGCGACCTCGCAGACGCCCTCCGCCTCGCCGGTTCAGATCCCCCCGCTGCCGGAGGCGGATCCGCCGTCGACGGCGGCCTCTCCGCTGCTTCCGACGCAGATGACCCTTTTATACGGCTCGCTTCCGCTTCTGGCGTTCACGGTCGCCGCTATACTGGTCTCACTCGGCGTCACTGCTGCTGTCCGACGTGTCCGATCGGCGCGCGTTTCCCGCGTACCACGCCGTTGA